From one Triticum aestivum cultivar Chinese Spring chromosome 4B, IWGSC CS RefSeq v2.1, whole genome shotgun sequence genomic stretch:
- the LOC123089482 gene encoding uncharacterized protein, with the protein MRKRRGKNIGCFNKKQNASRTKLMQHITFEDGFGNLVKSCQSSSSERTKQIESELSESFVSLASFVDGTHVINSFEEEFEDNTWSTLSENVALTMSECVVSLASFNGNSRCFACTGVYINCNPVRILTTASLVKTSGDGNKIDDNLRIEVHLNNKQHVTGTLKHYDLRYNVAVVEIMGSYSSCAVDVEERISFTPNIEVLAVGRLFERPKLMASRGVLIDRKSKLACEELGISTCKIT; encoded by the exons ATGCGCAAGCGAAGAGGCAAGAACATAGGTTGCTTTAACAAAAAGCAAAATGCTAGCAGAACAAAACTTATGCAAC ATATTACATTTGAAGATGGATTTGGTAACTTGGTTAAATCCTGTCAAAGTTCCTCGAGTGAACGCACCAAACAGATTGAGTCAGAACTATCAGAAAGTTTTGTCTCCCTTGCTTCATTCGTTG ATGGTACGCATGTGATTAACTCTTTTGAAGAGGAATTTGAGGACAATACCTGGAGCACACTCAGTGAAAATGTTGCTTTAACTATGTCTGAATGTGTCGTCTCACTTGCTTCATTCAATG GAAATTCAAGGTGTTTTGCTTGCACAGGCGTATATATAAACTGTAATCCCGTGAGAATCCTTACTACAGCAAGTTTGGTTAAAACTTCTGGCGATGGAAACAAGATTGATGATAACTTGCGG ATTGAAGTGCACCTTAATAATAAACAACATGTCACGGGGACATTGAAACATTATGATCTACGCTATAATGTTGCAGTTGTTGAGATCATGGGTTCCTACAGTTCTTGTGCAGTGGATGTGGAAGAGCGTATTTCTTTCACCCCTAATATTGAGGTTTTAGCTGTAGGGCGTCTCTTTGAACGTCCAAAATTAATGGCCTCAAGAGGGGTGTTAATTGACAGAAAAAGCAAACTTGCTTGCGAAGAGCTTGGGATTTCCACTTGTAAAATCACCTAG
- the LOC123089484 gene encoding uncharacterized protein, producing the protein MEFTQLIVMESINIKAEDFILSIGTLAGFYLYHNQLPYDIKKVEAVEFGEEVELFDVVYLCDLTFGLTKLSFDLTDGHVMDTEEVNFVHNCAQSLHTGQGAPVFSGKGKLVGLCILNIQGPSIALTVTQIKQNLMRIYKTKTLEKFFEEVRASAGNAKAPASAMVQPEE; encoded by the exons ATGGAATTTACACAATTAATCGTGATGGAAAGTATTAACATTAAAGCCGAAGACTTTATTTTATCAATTGGAACTTTGGCTGGGTTCTATCTTTATCACAACCAGTTACCATATGATATCAAGAAGGTGGAAGCTGTTGAATTTGGTGAAGAAGTTGAATTGTTTGATGTAGTTTATCTTTGTGACTTAACATTTGGACTTACTAAGCTGTCCTTTGACCTCACAGATGGTCATGTCAT GGATACAGAGGAAGTCAATTTTGTCCATAATTGTGCTCAAAGCTTGCACACTGGCCAAGGTGCACCTGTTTTTTCTGGAAAGGGTAAACTTGTCGGCCTATGTATTCTGAACATACAAGGCCCATCCATTGCTCTCACTGTGACCCAAATAAAACAGAATCTGATGAGGATATACAAAACTAAG ACACTCGAGAAGTTTTTTGAAGAAGTACGGGCATCAGCAGGAAATGCCAAGGCGCCAGCTTCAGCGATG GTACAGCCTGAAGAGTGA